One part of the Deltaproteobacteria bacterium genome encodes these proteins:
- a CDS encoding cysteine hydrolase has protein sequence MSEHANGKSLIKRKTETALLVIDMQVYQAGEGGNLPRYFGVINGPDAEEGAVRRGKELVPVIKRLLSAFREAGACVIFTAFGSLTEDGSDLVPYVRLWNRKCLEMLGFPAIVSINDPGYVIVPDLSPLANEPVINKTAQGAFNSSIIDHVLKQRGINTIVAAGMYTNHCVMATCIGA, from the coding sequence ATGTCTGAGCATGCAAACGGAAAGTCATTAATCAAGAGAAAAACGGAAACAGCCCTGCTCGTTATCGACATGCAGGTATATCAGGCAGGTGAGGGGGGGAATCTGCCGCGCTACTTCGGTGTCATCAACGGTCCGGATGCGGAAGAAGGCGCCGTCCGGCGGGGTAAGGAACTTGTTCCGGTGATCAAGAGGCTGCTTTCAGCTTTCCGGGAAGCTGGGGCTTGTGTCATATTCACGGCCTTCGGATCGCTCACGGAAGACGGATCAGATCTCGTCCCGTATGTCCGGTTATGGAATAGGAAATGTCTGGAGATGCTGGGGTTCCCCGCAATTGTTTCTATCAACGATCCAGGGTATGTGATAGTGCCGGACCTTTCTCCTTTGGCTAACGAGCCAGTGATCAACAAGACGGCACAGGGAGCGTTTAATTCCTCTATCATCGATCATGTTCTTAAGCAGAGGGGAATCAATACGATTGTTGCAGCGGGGATGTATACCAATCATTGCGTCATGGCTACCTGTATCGGTGC